A genomic window from Telopea speciosissima isolate NSW1024214 ecotype Mountain lineage unplaced genomic scaffold, Tspe_v1 Tspe_v1.0015, whole genome shotgun sequence includes:
- the LOC122647255 gene encoding anthocyanidin reductase ((2S)-flavan-3-ol-forming)-like codes for MNFTKSVCNSAMEEQGSRNKTVCVTGGAGYIGSFLVKKLLEKGHTVLATLRNLDDHSKVGLLKNFAEANTKLRLFKADIYNPDEFNLAIQGCDFVFHVATPYHNSTQSSRYKDTTEAAVASVESIVKSCLRSGTVKRLIYTATVMAASPLKEDGSGVKDSMDESCWTPLDLPNNYYGSKFQKDYTYS; via the exons ATGAATTTCACAAAGAGTGTCTGCAACTCTGCAATGGAAGAACAGGGCAGTCGCAACAAAACTGTTTGTGTTACAGGTGGTGCAGGATATATTGGTTCTTTTCTGGTCAAGAAGCTCTTAGAGAAAGGACACACCGTCCTTGCAACTCTCAGGAATCTGG ATGATCATTCAAAGGTAGGACTTCTCAAGAACTTCGCTGAAGCAAATACCAAATTACGGTTGTTCAAGGCTGATATCTATAACCCAGATGAGTTCAATCTCGCCATCCAGGGCTGCGATTTCGTGTTCCATGTGGCCACTCCCTATCATAACAGCACCCAGAGCTCT CGGTACAAAGACACAACTGAAGCAGCCGTAGCATCAGTGGAGAGCATAGTGAAGTCCTGTTTAAGATCAGGAACAGTAAAGAGACTCATATATACTGCCACTGTGATGGCTGCATCACCATTGAAAGAAGATGGTTCTGGTGTCAAGGACTCCATGGATGAGTCGTGTTGGACACCTCTTGATCTCCCAAATAATTATTACGGTTCCAAGTTTCAGAAG GATTATACCTATTCATAA